From Sporosarcina sp. Te-1, the proteins below share one genomic window:
- a CDS encoding DsbA family protein: MSKKLFWFIGIVAVCIIGIIVLTNTEKESADIDYEGQPFVGDASAPVEIVEFGDYKCPHCKDFNDSLLPIIEKELVETGKAKFYFMNYAFMGPDSTTSAQFAETVYQELGNDVFWEFHHLLFANQTDESGKTVQFTDTVMETLLAEVASPEDVEQVMKAYQEGEGKANLEKDMKTANRLEISSTPSIFINGKLFDGGSMNDFFKRVDEASKSGK, translated from the coding sequence TTGTCGAAGAAACTATTTTGGTTCATTGGAATTGTAGCAGTGTGTATCATCGGTATTATCGTGCTGACCAATACGGAAAAGGAGTCAGCCGACATTGACTATGAAGGGCAGCCATTTGTAGGGGATGCGTCTGCACCGGTTGAAATCGTTGAATTTGGTGACTATAAATGCCCTCATTGTAAAGATTTTAATGACAGTCTCCTCCCGATCATTGAAAAGGAACTTGTTGAAACGGGGAAAGCGAAATTTTATTTTATGAATTATGCTTTTATGGGTCCTGATTCGACAACATCTGCCCAATTTGCTGAAACTGTCTATCAGGAACTCGGCAACGATGTGTTTTGGGAGTTCCATCATTTATTATTTGCAAATCAAACCGATGAATCTGGAAAAACAGTTCAATTCACTGATACGGTGATGGAAACACTGTTAGCTGAAGTGGCAAGCCCAGAGGATGTAGAGCAAGTCATGAAGGCGTATCAGGAAGGGGAAGGGAAAGCTAATTTGGAGAAAGATATGAAAACGGCTAATCGTTTAGAGATTTCCTCAACGCCATCTATTTTCATTAATGGCAAGCTATTTGACGGAGGCAGTATGAACGACTTCTTTAAACGTGTAGATGAGGCGAGCAAAAGTGGTAAATAA
- a CDS encoding M56 family metallopeptidase, whose translation MGKRQSSFILTVSLLISSIIVLQMGLYVTSIFAGCNMKFNMISICHSWLKAIGFSSLLYVLDGLVIYTLSFSLWRIGSQWIQMAKMKRHFQHYKEIELTKKMNQLYKQGKDRIIVLSHPSPTAFTMGFFHPKIIITTGLFHLLDQDELEAVIGHEVYHKENRDPLKVFLLSLGSSVMWYIPIQKWFYHQYKVVQEVLADEFAIRQQETVIHLGSALVKMVRAGKQEKMPFTYVSFAATAVDYRIESLLNPFQDIQLQLPLKIVFLSIIIFSIICGLFIYALA comes from the coding sequence ATGGGAAAACGTCAATCATCATTTATCTTGACTGTCTCGCTTCTAATATCGAGTATCATTGTTCTTCAAATGGGGCTCTATGTTACGTCCATATTTGCGGGTTGCAATATGAAGTTTAATATGATTTCTATCTGTCATAGTTGGCTAAAGGCAATTGGCTTTTCGTCACTGCTGTATGTGCTGGATGGGCTTGTCATCTATACATTATCGTTTTCGTTATGGAGAATTGGGTCGCAATGGATTCAAATGGCTAAAATGAAAAGACATTTTCAGCATTACAAGGAAATTGAGCTCACGAAGAAGATGAATCAATTATACAAGCAGGGGAAGGATCGTATCATTGTTCTATCACATCCCTCGCCAACCGCATTTACGATGGGGTTCTTCCATCCTAAAATCATCATAACTACTGGCTTGTTCCATCTTTTAGATCAAGATGAGCTTGAGGCGGTCATTGGTCATGAAGTATACCATAAAGAAAATCGGGATCCTTTAAAAGTTTTCCTGTTATCTCTCGGCTCCTCCGTCATGTGGTATATACCAATTCAGAAGTGGTTTTACCATCAATACAAGGTTGTTCAGGAAGTGTTGGCAGATGAATTTGCAATTCGTCAGCAAGAGACTGTTATCCACTTAGGGAGTGCGCTTGTGAAAATGGTAAGGGCAGGGAAGCAGGAGAAGATGCCGTTTACCTATGTCTCATTTGCTGCGACTGCAGTTGATTATCGAATTGAATCTTTATTAAACCCCTTCCAGGATATTCAATTACAATTGCCATTGAAAATCGTTTTCCTGTCGATCATCATCTTTAGTATTATCTGCGGCCTATTTATTTACGCGCTTGCGTAA
- a CDS encoding BlaI/MecI/CopY family transcriptional regulator, with product MRVKNFKLDESGLTRFFGPLEAKIMDILWDAEELRIREVQQILEREKLTSFNTVMTVMNRLVEKNILQKRTEGRSSVYKPVQSRMEFLNSQSKEMTHELMDEFGNVVVSHMLDALEEADDDLVAKLERKIQELKKGL from the coding sequence TTGAGAGTGAAAAATTTTAAATTGGATGAGAGTGGGCTTACTCGATTTTTTGGACCGCTTGAGGCAAAAATAATGGACATTTTATGGGATGCTGAGGAATTAAGAATACGAGAAGTACAACAAATTTTAGAACGGGAGAAATTGACGAGTTTCAACACCGTTATGACTGTCATGAATCGATTAGTCGAGAAGAACATTCTTCAAAAAAGAACAGAAGGGAGATCTTCTGTATACAAACCGGTTCAATCCAGAATGGAGTTTTTGAACAGTCAGTCGAAAGAGATGACACATGAACTTATGGATGAATTCGGAAATGTAGTTGTCAGTCATATGTTGGACGCGCTTGAAGAAGCAGACGATGATCTTGTCGCTAAGCTGGAACGTAAAATTCAAGAATTGAAAAAAGGATTGTAA